In the genome of Porphyrobacter sp. ULC335, one region contains:
- a CDS encoding TorF family putative porin — protein sequence MSIRFASAASAVALAACFATPAFAGEADTAIVGPAAETEIEITDADAPSLGLPVIAPIDLATATGQEEATPAITVSGAATLTSDYRFRGVSQSDEGMAVQGGITLSHSSGFYVGAWGSNLSGWGTFGGANMELDLIAGFKLPVGEGTLDTGLTWYMYPSGASETDFAELYAKLSGSVGPVSLTAGVAYAPKQEALGNAFPVGAPANPGDKEDNLYLSGDAVYGIADTPISLKAHIGYSDGNPGLGPNGTSVAPTGTYFDWLIGADIVPISGLTLSVAYVDTDISEAEANLIRPNFATLDGDSISDATVVFSITASF from the coding sequence ATGTCCATTCGTTTCGCATCGGCCGCTTCGGCTGTCGCCCTCGCCGCCTGCTTTGCCACGCCCGCCTTCGCTGGTGAGGCGGACACTGCAATCGTCGGCCCGGCCGCTGAAACAGAAATCGAAATCACCGATGCCGACGCCCCCTCGCTCGGTCTCCCCGTCATCGCGCCGATCGATCTTGCCACCGCCACCGGTCAGGAAGAAGCCACCCCGGCGATCACCGTTTCGGGTGCCGCGACCCTCACCTCGGACTATCGCTTCCGCGGCGTGTCGCAGTCGGACGAAGGCATGGCCGTTCAGGGCGGCATCACCCTTTCGCACTCGAGCGGCTTCTATGTCGGCGCGTGGGGTTCCAACCTGTCAGGCTGGGGCACCTTTGGCGGTGCCAACATGGAACTCGACCTGATCGCCGGCTTCAAGCTGCCTGTCGGTGAAGGCACGCTCGATACCGGCCTCACCTGGTACATGTACCCGAGCGGCGCGAGCGAGACCGACTTTGCCGAACTCTACGCCAAGCTTTCGGGCAGCGTCGGCCCCGTCTCGCTGACAGCAGGCGTTGCCTATGCGCCCAAGCAGGAAGCGCTCGGCAATGCCTTCCCCGTCGGCGCACCGGCCAATCCGGGCGACAAGGAAGATAACCTCTATCTTTCGGGTGACGCGGTTTACGGCATCGCCGATACGCCGATCAGCCTCAAGGCGCACATCGGCTATTCGGACGGTAACCCCGGCCTTGGCCCCAATGGCACCAGCGTTGCCCCGACCGGCACCTATTTCGATTGGCTGATCGGTGCGGACATCGTGCCGATTTCGGGCCTGACACTGTCGGTCGCCTATGTCGATACCGACATCTCGGAAGCCGAAGCCAACCTGATCCGCCCGAATTTCGCCACGCTCGACGGCGACTCGATTTCGGACGCGACCGTGGTGTTCTCGATCACCGCATCGTTCTGA
- a CDS encoding DUF6733 family protein, which produces MKTRFACAVSALTLGCALSAPAFAQGPEGAAIEAAATTIAVTGAGTNGESEIVGFDLTKAAAPAAAAIPVGVGSGDVTVSSAAIAAAAAAAAQGAPAPRDERFSVVLNQDAFFGFFPTFNGLIPVSDNVDLSFYGIMWTTDAFGNGLGSDLWTEFGIGANFLLNDGKLQIKPQVGLTNGALLSRGVRDDDGDPTGTGGNFADGIVPSLTVNYLDDSFEAEYYGGYYAALRNRDEVGALDFLHTWVNAGYRFTSNFSAGAHYELLSNTRTEGGSTAVVYQWLGPYVQFSLKKGFFARFTAGADIEEGGDGDFYKLAVGMSF; this is translated from the coding sequence ATGAAAACCCGTTTTGCTTGCGCCGTTTCGGCGCTCACTCTGGGATGTGCCTTGTCGGCACCAGCCTTCGCGCAGGGCCCGGAAGGCGCAGCGATCGAAGCTGCCGCCACAACCATCGCGGTGACCGGTGCCGGCACGAATGGCGAGAGCGAAATCGTCGGCTTCGATCTGACCAAGGCCGCCGCACCGGCTGCAGCCGCCATCCCCGTTGGCGTGGGGTCGGGTGATGTTACAGTGTCCAGCGCCGCGATTGCCGCTGCCGCAGCTGCGGCCGCCCAAGGTGCCCCCGCCCCACGCGACGAGCGTTTCAGTGTGGTGCTGAACCAGGACGCCTTCTTCGGCTTCTTTCCGACCTTCAACGGGCTGATCCCGGTCAGCGACAATGTCGATCTCAGCTTCTACGGCATCATGTGGACCACCGACGCCTTCGGCAATGGCCTGGGCTCGGACCTGTGGACCGAATTCGGCATCGGCGCGAACTTCCTGCTCAATGACGGCAAGCTCCAGATCAAGCCGCAGGTCGGCCTCACCAACGGCGCACTGTTGTCGCGCGGCGTGCGTGACGATGATGGCGATCCGACCGGCACCGGCGGCAACTTCGCCGACGGCATCGTGCCGAGCCTGACCGTCAACTACTTGGACGACAGCTTCGAGGCCGAGTATTACGGCGGTTACTACGCTGCTCTGCGCAACCGCGACGAAGTCGGCGCTCTCGACTTCCTCCACACCTGGGTCAATGCGGGCTACCGGTTCACCAGCAACTTCTCGGCCGGTGCCCATTACGAATTGCTCAGCAACACCCGCACCGAAGGCGGCAGCACGGCAGTCGTGTACCAGTGGCTTGGCCCCTACGTGCAGTTCTCGCTGAAGAAGGGCTTCTTCGCCCGCTTCACCGCCGGGGCCGATATCGAAGAAGGCGGCGACGGCGATTTCTACAAGCTCGCGGTCGGCATGTCGTTCTGA
- a CDS encoding penicillin acylase family protein — MMVRISVLAAAAAALLVAPAGEASAGKRYQATITRTTFGIPHIEARDWRGVGYGVAYAYAEDNLCLLAEELATVAGERSLHFGPEAKAVLGFEEVDNLSSDVFFRAVIDLPTLREGAKNLPLRVQDLMAGYVAGYNRFLKDAGAEGIPAECRGKAWVRPITSDDMLRLNEKQMLLASSLNLAPAIANAAPPGSAAPKVAITLPDPKELGMGSNGWAFGSEATANGRGMVIGNPHFPWKGPNRFWQMHVIGPNGYDVMGVGLAGTPMPTLGFNKDVAWTHTVTEARHFTLYQLALDPTDPTRYMVDGKSEPMIAQTVSVPMPAGTPAVSRTLYSSRFGPVFIVPSRGITWSAQSAFALKDANRGNQRGIEAWLRIGEAKNVGEVKAAVSETLGIPWVNTIAADRFGDALHADVTAVPNVSAEKAKTCATPIAGLFAEFAILLDGSKSACDWDVAAGTPAPGLMPASDQAATIAKSWLTNSNDSYWISNPAMPHRELSPILGKYATARSLRTRSNFIETAALLAGGKVDHSRAQAHAFANKSLAADMAMDTVKTLCAATPQPVDAAVRGCKALAGWDGRFEADSRGAALFRLFWLKAARLPGLWAVPFDPADPVNTPRVLANDETKGEKLLAALVEAVAELESIDAPLDALWGDVQRVMAGNEAIAIHGGPGTLGILNMQESRPAPYGGLMPVHGTSYIQIVGFDETGPVADAILSYSQSTNPASPHAADQTRAYAAKQWHRLPFDRKAISASAIAKPKRLQE, encoded by the coding sequence ATGATGGTGCGGATTTCCGTTCTGGCAGCAGCAGCGGCAGCGCTCTTGGTAGCTCCGGCAGGCGAGGCATCGGCGGGCAAGCGCTATCAGGCGACCATCACCCGCACCACTTTCGGCATCCCGCATATCGAAGCGCGCGACTGGCGCGGCGTCGGTTACGGCGTCGCCTATGCCTATGCCGAAGACAACCTGTGCCTGCTTGCCGAGGAATTGGCGACGGTGGCAGGCGAGCGCTCGCTCCATTTCGGACCGGAGGCCAAGGCGGTGCTTGGGTTCGAGGAAGTCGACAACCTCTCGTCCGACGTGTTCTTCCGCGCCGTGATCGATCTGCCCACCCTGCGTGAAGGCGCAAAAAACCTGCCCCTGCGGGTGCAGGATCTGATGGCGGGTTATGTCGCGGGCTATAACCGCTTCCTGAAGGACGCAGGCGCAGAAGGCATCCCCGCCGAATGCCGGGGCAAAGCTTGGGTGCGCCCGATCACCAGCGACGATATGCTGCGCCTCAATGAAAAGCAGATGCTGCTGGCAAGCTCGCTGAACCTTGCGCCTGCCATCGCCAATGCCGCCCCTCCGGGCAGCGCCGCCCCCAAGGTCGCGATTACCCTGCCCGATCCCAAGGAGCTGGGCATGGGCAGCAATGGCTGGGCCTTCGGCAGCGAAGCCACCGCCAACGGCCGCGGCATGGTGATCGGCAATCCGCACTTCCCCTGGAAGGGGCCGAACCGGTTCTGGCAGATGCATGTCATCGGCCCGAATGGCTATGATGTGATGGGCGTAGGGCTGGCGGGCACCCCGATGCCGACATTGGGCTTCAACAAGGACGTGGCCTGGACCCACACCGTCACCGAAGCGCGGCACTTCACGCTATACCAGCTGGCGCTCGATCCGACGGACCCCACCCGCTACATGGTCGACGGAAAAAGCGAGCCGATGATCGCGCAGACCGTGTCCGTGCCAATGCCTGCAGGCACCCCCGCCGTTTCCCGCACGCTCTATTCCTCCCGCTTCGGCCCGGTGTTCATCGTACCGTCGCGCGGCATTACATGGAGCGCGCAGAGCGCCTTCGCCTTGAAGGACGCCAATCGCGGCAACCAGCGCGGGATCGAAGCGTGGTTGCGCATCGGCGAGGCGAAGAACGTCGGTGAGGTCAAGGCGGCGGTCAGCGAGACGCTGGGCATTCCGTGGGTCAACACCATCGCCGCCGACCGCTTCGGCGACGCGCTCCACGCCGATGTGACCGCGGTTCCCAATGTCTCGGCCGAGAAGGCCAAGACATGCGCCACGCCGATCGCCGGCCTCTTCGCCGAGTTTGCGATCCTGCTCGATGGCAGCAAGTCGGCCTGTGACTGGGATGTGGCCGCCGGGACGCCCGCCCCCGGACTGATGCCTGCTAGCGATCAGGCAGCCACGATCGCCAAGAGCTGGCTAACCAATTCCAATGACAGCTACTGGATCAGCAACCCGGCGATGCCGCACCGCGAACTTTCGCCGATCCTCGGCAAGTACGCGACGGCGAGGAGCCTTCGCACCCGGTCGAACTTCATCGAAACCGCCGCGTTGCTAGCGGGCGGAAAAGTCGACCATAGCCGCGCGCAGGCCCATGCTTTCGCCAACAAGAGCCTGGCGGCGGACATGGCGATGGACACGGTCAAAACGCTGTGCGCCGCCACCCCGCAGCCCGTCGATGCCGCCGTGCGCGGCTGCAAGGCGCTGGCCGGTTGGGACGGCCGCTTTGAAGCGGACAGCCGCGGCGCGGCGCTGTTCCGCCTGTTCTGGTTGAAGGCCGCGCGCCTGCCGGGCCTGTGGGCTGTGCCCTTCGATCCGGCTGATCCGGTGAACACCCCGCGCGTCCTCGCCAACGACGAGACGAAGGGCGAAAAACTCCTCGCCGCTCTGGTCGAGGCGGTGGCCGAACTGGAATCGATCGACGCCCCGCTCGATGCGCTGTGGGGTGATGTGCAACGGGTAATGGCGGGGAACGAAGCCATCGCCATTCACGGCGGTCCCGGCACGCTCGGCATCCTCAACATGCAGGAATCGCGCCCCGCTCCCTATGGCGGTCTGATGCCGGTGCACGGAACGAGCTATATCCAGATTGTCGGCTTCGACGAGACTGGCCCCGTCGCGGACGCGATCCTCAGCTACTCCCAGTCCACCAATCCCGCCTCACCCCACGCCGCTGACCAGACACGCGCCTACGCCGCCAAACAATGGCACCGCCTGCCGTTCGACAGGAAGGCCATAAGCGCCAGCGCCATCGCCAAGCCGAAACGCCTGCAGGAGTGA
- a CDS encoding NAD(P)-dependent alcohol dehydrogenase has protein sequence MATQTNEYPSKAYGATAPDSGVGPMAITRRGLRHDDVLIEITHCGICHSDLHSARNDWGFTTYPIVPGHEIVGTVSAIGEGVTRHKVGDRVAIGCMVDSCMECSHCADDLEQYCLDGGMTGTYNGKDRRDGSLTFGGYSERIVCREEFVLKVPAGMPMAEAAPLLCAGITSYSPLRTWKVGPGSKVAVAGLGGLGHMGVKLAAAMGAEVTVLSRSESKRADAEKLGAHAFLNTDDAAAMKAKRGYFDMVLNTIPVRHDVVPYLHLLRIDGVQVLVGLIGMMPELHTGVLLGRKVLTGSGIGGLAETQEMLNFCAAHNILPDIEVIAMQDIQTAYDRMEASDIKYRFVIDMESLRNG, from the coding sequence ATGGCTACCCAGACCAACGAATATCCCAGCAAGGCCTATGGCGCGACCGCACCAGACAGCGGGGTCGGCCCGATGGCGATCACCCGCCGGGGGCTGCGCCATGACGATGTGCTGATCGAGATCACCCATTGCGGCATCTGCCATTCGGATCTGCACTCGGCGCGCAACGACTGGGGCTTCACCACCTATCCGATCGTGCCGGGCCACGAGATCGTCGGCACTGTCAGCGCGATTGGCGAGGGCGTTACCCGCCATAAGGTGGGCGACCGGGTGGCGATCGGCTGCATGGTCGATTCCTGCATGGAATGCTCGCACTGCGCCGATGACCTTGAACAGTACTGCCTCGATGGCGGGATGACCGGCACCTATAACGGCAAGGACCGGCGCGATGGCAGCCTCACCTTTGGCGGCTATTCCGAACGGATCGTGTGCCGCGAAGAATTCGTGCTCAAGGTGCCCGCCGGAATGCCGATGGCCGAAGCCGCACCGCTGCTGTGCGCCGGGATCACCAGCTACAGTCCCTTGCGGACCTGGAAGGTCGGGCCGGGCAGCAAGGTCGCGGTGGCCGGATTGGGCGGGCTCGGGCATATGGGCGTGAAGCTGGCGGCCGCGATGGGCGCGGAAGTCACCGTACTCTCGCGCTCCGAAAGCAAGCGTGCCGATGCCGAGAAGCTGGGCGCACACGCCTTCCTCAACACCGATGATGCCGCAGCGATGAAAGCCAAGCGCGGTTATTTCGACATGGTGCTGAACACGATTCCGGTGCGCCATGACGTTGTGCCCTATCTGCACCTGCTGCGGATCGACGGCGTGCAGGTGCTGGTCGGCCTGATCGGGATGATGCCGGAACTGCACACCGGCGTGCTGCTGGGGCGCAAGGTGCTCACCGGCAGCGGCATTGGCGGACTCGCCGAGACGCAGGAGATGCTCAATTTCTGCGCGGCGCATAACATCCTGCCCGATATCGAGGTGATTGCCATGCAGGATATTCAGACGGCTTATGACCGGATGGAAGCGAGCGACATCAAGTATCGCTTTGTGATCGATATGGAGAGTCTGCGGAATGGCTAA
- a CDS encoding MFS transporter: MAVTGEQQAAIGASAMRKAFWRIIPLILVAYLFAYMDRVNVSFAAADMNADLGFSATVYGLGGGLFFLGYALFEIPSNLMLVRFGARQWIARIMVTWGLLSAGMMFVQTAEQFYILRFLLGVAEAGFYPGVIYYFSGWFPPCHRSRAVSRFYIAGPLASMVMGAMSGWLLALDGTSGMHGWQWLFLVQGLPTVLVGLLVLRFLPDSPTKVDWLNPAEKAWIADELAREQRLIGGPVSHNVLAIFRNPKVLLNGAIGFTCIGAFITFTLSAPMILKAATGLDATGIGYLVGFGGLIGTAATLWLGNRADQRGDRLIYAFGCAAVMAGSLLMILLAPSPVIVGLAYLTFATVSFSVAMLVSSGWADALSGRELAVGAAAINTMSQIGAFLTPFAWGALADATGSFDAGLLGIVLMMGVNAALIWVLREQVRGPTRRAVPAAA, translated from the coding sequence ATGGCGGTGACAGGCGAACAACAGGCCGCAATCGGCGCATCGGCGATGCGCAAGGCGTTCTGGCGGATCATTCCGCTGATCCTCGTCGCTTACCTGTTCGCCTACATGGACCGGGTCAACGTTAGCTTTGCGGCGGCCGACATGAACGCCGACCTCGGCTTCAGCGCGACCGTCTACGGGTTGGGCGGCGGGTTGTTCTTCCTCGGCTATGCCTTGTTCGAGATCCCTTCCAATCTGATGCTGGTTCGGTTCGGCGCGCGTCAGTGGATCGCGCGGATCATGGTCACATGGGGCCTGCTGTCGGCCGGCATGATGTTCGTGCAGACTGCCGAGCAATTCTACATTCTGCGCTTCCTACTCGGGGTGGCCGAGGCCGGGTTCTACCCCGGCGTGATCTATTACTTCTCGGGCTGGTTTCCACCGTGTCATCGCAGCCGCGCGGTCAGCCGGTTCTACATCGCCGGGCCGCTCGCTTCGATGGTGATGGGGGCAATGTCGGGCTGGCTGTTGGCGCTGGATGGCACTTCCGGAATGCATGGCTGGCAATGGCTGTTTCTGGTGCAGGGGCTGCCCACGGTCCTGGTCGGGTTGCTGGTGCTGCGGTTCCTGCCGGATAGTCCGACGAAGGTGGACTGGCTCAACCCGGCGGAGAAGGCGTGGATCGCCGATGAACTGGCGCGCGAACAGCGACTGATCGGCGGACCGGTGAGCCACAATGTCCTCGCCATTTTCCGCAACCCCAAGGTGCTGCTGAACGGCGCGATCGGGTTTACCTGCATCGGTGCGTTCATCACCTTCACGCTTTCGGCGCCGATGATCCTGAAGGCGGCAACCGGGCTGGATGCTACCGGCATCGGCTATCTGGTCGGTTTCGGCGGGCTGATCGGCACGGCGGCGACACTGTGGCTCGGCAACCGCGCCGATCAGCGCGGCGATCGGTTGATCTACGCTTTCGGCTGCGCGGCGGTGATGGCGGGGTCGCTCCTGATGATCTTGCTGGCCCCGTCGCCGGTGATCGTCGGTCTCGCTTACCTGACCTTTGCAACCGTGTCGTTTTCGGTCGCGATGCTGGTGTCCTCGGGCTGGGCGGATGCGCTGTCAGGCCGCGAGCTGGCGGTCGGGGCGGCGGCGATCAACACCATGTCGCAGATTGGCGCCTTCCTGACACCATTCGCATGGGGCGCGCTGGCCGATGCAACCGGCAGCTTCGATGCGGGGCTGCTCGGCATTGTGCTGATGATGGGGGTGAATGCCGCGCTGATCTGGGTGCTGCGCGAACAGGTGCGCGGGCCGACACGGCGCGCGGTGCCTGCTGCGGCTTAA
- a CDS encoding tetratricopeptide repeat protein → MGGGGQQGAPGHGKGLAYASLFGRFTLRAADGTEIVISNRRVRALLAMLCLVPDEPLERDHLSELLWPGRFKSHAKASLRQCLLELSKSFGSGGHGIVEVTRSRISLHPAAIRTDLGELEKALTAGDCDIAATQLAAIGTAPLLENMELGAAFADWLVRHRAKAELRLQTAITAGLAELKSNGDHELHDRLLISWQQRNPSGQSITADVRAAGKTPIAVLPFRSASLSGDHDYFTDGMVDELITALSGVAGLQVAGRTSSFHFRDSTETPAQIAAELGVSHLVEGSVQRQGEKVRIHVHLLDGASGFELWGSRFDGVLDDIFGLQEAVARGVTAALAGALGIALQPPVVGNLTNSKEAYDLYLQGRALNARLFGDGVLTRAAELIEQALALDPRFAEAWVLLGDINQRMGIYLAGTDQTEASAKMADCVRKALAIKPDLGQAYGLLALHEFTRNNIVGSLDLAFEAIEVEPNNPAVSVRIGGLLLFCGMTRQGMAFLDRAIDQDPVDGRNYMVRSAGQLNLGDVHAAIADAQRSVDLGFPSIWLGVALTAAGEHARAVEAYQQTRYAIANSIPPPSGTGPMPPAMIDAYWDVAARGVCSGKPEEREAYCRTLDFLHLSMQDKEHQAITLPAVFMGYAEMLFKTIGTRITLQNLSCLMSIWTEIDPICRIWQHEEFIPFAQRIGMVEAWDKYGWPDLLPRPTNRLQGVD, encoded by the coding sequence ATGGGTGGAGGCGGTCAGCAGGGTGCCCCAGGGCATGGAAAGGGCCTTGCCTACGCCTCGCTGTTCGGCCGCTTTACGCTCAGAGCGGCGGACGGAACCGAAATTGTCATTTCCAACCGCCGGGTGCGCGCCTTGCTGGCGATGCTGTGCCTGGTGCCCGACGAACCGCTCGAACGCGACCATCTCAGCGAGTTGCTATGGCCGGGACGGTTCAAATCACATGCCAAGGCCAGCCTGCGCCAATGCCTGCTCGAGCTGAGTAAATCGTTCGGATCGGGCGGTCACGGGATTGTCGAAGTGACGCGGAGCCGGATCAGCCTCCACCCGGCAGCCATCCGCACCGATCTTGGCGAACTGGAAAAGGCTCTGACGGCGGGCGACTGTGACATTGCCGCCACGCAACTCGCCGCGATCGGCACGGCCCCACTGCTAGAGAATATGGAATTGGGCGCGGCCTTTGCCGATTGGCTTGTCCGCCACCGCGCCAAGGCTGAGTTGCGGTTGCAGACCGCGATCACTGCGGGTCTTGCCGAATTGAAAAGCAATGGCGATCACGAGTTGCACGACCGTCTGCTCATCAGTTGGCAACAGCGCAATCCATCGGGGCAAAGCATCACTGCAGACGTTCGCGCGGCCGGCAAGACGCCGATCGCGGTCCTGCCGTTTCGCTCCGCGTCGCTGTCGGGGGATCACGACTACTTCACTGACGGCATGGTCGATGAACTCATCACCGCGTTGAGCGGGGTGGCCGGTTTGCAGGTGGCGGGCAGGACATCCTCGTTCCATTTCCGCGACAGCACGGAGACGCCGGCGCAGATCGCAGCGGAGCTGGGGGTCTCTCATCTGGTGGAAGGTTCGGTGCAGCGTCAGGGCGAAAAGGTGCGCATCCACGTCCATTTGCTTGACGGGGCGAGCGGATTCGAACTGTGGGGCAGTCGCTTCGACGGGGTGCTGGACGACATTTTTGGACTTCAGGAAGCCGTTGCACGCGGCGTTACCGCGGCGCTGGCCGGCGCATTGGGCATTGCCCTTCAGCCCCCCGTGGTGGGCAATCTCACGAACAGCAAGGAGGCCTATGACCTCTACCTGCAGGGCCGCGCCCTGAATGCACGCCTGTTCGGCGACGGGGTGCTGACCCGGGCGGCCGAATTGATTGAACAGGCGCTCGCGCTCGATCCCCGCTTTGCCGAGGCTTGGGTGCTGCTCGGCGATATCAACCAGCGCATGGGCATCTATCTGGCCGGCACCGATCAGACCGAAGCTTCCGCCAAGATGGCCGATTGCGTCCGCAAGGCGTTGGCGATCAAACCCGATCTCGGGCAGGCCTATGGCTTGCTGGCGCTCCACGAATTCACCCGCAACAATATTGTCGGGTCGCTCGATCTGGCCTTCGAAGCGATTGAGGTCGAACCCAACAACCCGGCTGTCTCGGTGCGAATTGGCGGGCTTCTGTTGTTCTGCGGCATGACGCGGCAGGGGATGGCATTTCTTGATCGGGCGATCGATCAGGACCCGGTCGATGGCAGAAACTACATGGTGCGCTCTGCAGGCCAGCTCAACCTTGGCGATGTCCACGCTGCGATTGCCGATGCGCAGCGCAGCGTGGATCTGGGTTTTCCCTCGATCTGGTTGGGCGTCGCGCTGACCGCAGCGGGCGAGCATGCGCGGGCGGTCGAAGCCTACCAACAGACACGCTATGCGATTGCGAACAGCATTCCGCCGCCCAGTGGCACCGGGCCGATGCCACCCGCGATGATCGATGCCTATTGGGATGTCGCGGCAAGGGGCGTGTGCAGCGGCAAGCCCGAAGAACGCGAGGCCTATTGCCGAACGCTCGATTTCCTGCACCTGTCGATGCAGGACAAGGAGCATCAGGCGATCACCCTGCCGGCGGTATTCATGGGCTATGCCGAGATGCTGTTCAAAACCATCGGTACGCGCATCACCTTGCAGAACCTTTCCTGCCTGATGTCGATCTGGACCGAGATCGATCCGATTTGCCGGATCTGGCAGCACGAGGAATTCATCCCCTTTGCTCAGCGTATCGGGATGGTCGAGGCGTGGGACAAGTATGGCTGGCCGGATTTGCTGCCGCGCCCGACCAACCGCCTCCAAGGGGTCGATTGA
- a CDS encoding SDR family oxidoreductase has protein sequence MKLEPGMAAVVTGGASGLGKASAKAFADAGMKVAIFDINDAAGEEHAAAIGGTFHHVDIMDEASVEAGFAAARAAHGQERVTLHCAMASRRGKTLGWDKEAGAFKRLSTEDYAFGAEGILVASYRVASISALGMANADPVNDDGERGAIILTASVAAQDGQIGQVIYGSCKAGVNGLVLPMARDLMDVGIRVNSVMPGIFATPLMLGMKDRNPPMWAQLNASVPFPKRLGEPEEFASLVLEIARNSYINGHQFRLDGAIRMPPK, from the coding sequence ATGAAACTCGAACCGGGCATGGCTGCGGTCGTCACCGGCGGGGCCAGCGGGCTGGGCAAGGCGAGCGCCAAGGCCTTCGCCGATGCCGGGATGAAGGTCGCCATCTTCGACATCAACGACGCGGCAGGCGAGGAACACGCCGCAGCGATCGGTGGCACCTTCCACCATGTCGACATCATGGACGAAGCCAGCGTCGAGGCCGGGTTTGCCGCCGCCCGCGCCGCGCACGGGCAGGAACGGGTGACGCTCCACTGCGCTATGGCGAGCCGCCGCGGCAAGACGCTCGGTTGGGACAAGGAGGCGGGCGCCTTCAAGCGCCTCTCGACCGAGGACTACGCCTTCGGGGCAGAGGGCATTCTGGTAGCCAGCTACCGCGTCGCCAGCATCTCGGCGCTGGGCATGGCCAATGCCGACCCGGTGAACGACGATGGCGAACGCGGCGCGATCATCCTCACCGCCAGCGTCGCGGCGCAGGACGGGCAGATCGGGCAGGTGATCTACGGTAGCTGCAAGGCGGGGGTAAACGGCCTCGTGCTGCCGATGGCGCGCGATCTCATGGACGTGGGCATCCGCGTGAACTCGGTCATGCCGGGCATTTTCGCCACCCCGCTGATGCTGGGGATGAAAGACCGCAACCCGCCGATGTGGGCGCAATTGAACGCCAGCGTCCCTTTCCCCAAGCGGCTTGGCGAGCCCGAGGAGTTCGCGTCGCTGGTGCTGGAAATCGCACGCAACAGCTACATCAACGGCCACCAGTTCCGGCTGGATGGTGCGATCCGGATGCCGCCGAAGTAA
- a CDS encoding Crp/Fnr family transcriptional regulator, which produces MFDHPTLARMVRKMETRAPLDDNDRKALLDLQFVDRTYEPSSYLTREGVVATRCALILDGFAFRQKLGIDGGRQIVSFHVPGDFVDLENSLLNMADHNVQMLTRCRVAEIPVQDIIALIDTNPRVARALWVDTLIDASIYREWIMNVGRRPAKLRLAHLYCELAKRLKLAGLSDENGYQMPMTQEQLADATGLTPVHVNRSLKALEADGLIRREGRLISIPDWQRLREACDFNELYLHLDQVM; this is translated from the coding sequence ATGTTCGATCATCCAACCCTTGCGCGTATGGTGCGCAAAATGGAGACGCGCGCGCCGCTCGACGATAATGATCGTAAGGCGCTGCTCGATCTCCAGTTTGTCGATCGGACCTACGAGCCATCCTCCTATCTCACCCGCGAAGGAGTGGTCGCAACCCGCTGTGCGCTGATCCTTGACGGCTTCGCCTTCCGCCAAAAGCTTGGCATCGACGGAGGGCGGCAGATCGTTTCCTTTCATGTGCCGGGCGACTTCGTGGATCTCGAGAATTCGCTGCTGAATATGGCCGATCACAATGTGCAGATGCTCACCCGCTGCCGGGTGGCGGAGATACCGGTGCAGGACATTATTGCGCTGATCGACACCAATCCGCGTGTGGCGCGGGCCTTGTGGGTCGACACGCTGATCGACGCCTCAATCTACCGCGAATGGATCATGAATGTCGGCCGCCGGCCCGCAAAGTTGCGCCTTGCACACCTCTATTGCGAACTCGCCAAGCGGTTGAAGCTCGCAGGGTTGAGTGACGAGAATGGCTACCAGATGCCGATGACACAGGAGCAGTTGGCCGATGCCACCGGGCTCACGCCCGTGCACGTCAACCGCAGTCTCAAGGCGCTCGAAGCGGACGGCCTGATCCGGCGCGAGGGGCGGTTGATCTCCATCCCCGATTGGCAGCGCCTGCGCGAGGCTTGCGACTTCAACGAGCTTTATCTCCATCTCGATCAAGTCATGTGA